The following are from one region of the Klebsiella sp. WP3-W18-ESBL-02 genome:
- a CDS encoding SprT-like domain-containing protein encodes MTRATERAYSELQQAFDFYNQRLFDGELPDCLITFQRGKNTMGYFSYRRFVAADGSGRMIDEIALNPEYFPVYPLIEVMQTLVHEQCHMWQYHYGNPSRKTYHNAQWAPKMESIGLMPSSTGRPGGAKVGQKINDYPIPGGRFQRVTLELFQGQFALSWFDRFPVQVEQQKDMTAVIEQWRETLALAHQNAEAGIDIEAVLSMALLPSVSPQNGSHSDDMAGSNDNDLSVAAFEDKPKRNKVKYQCRGCGAAVWGKAGLNIECGDCELAFIEN; translated from the coding sequence ATGACAAGAGCCACGGAACGCGCTTACAGCGAGCTACAACAGGCGTTTGATTTCTATAACCAGCGCCTTTTTGACGGCGAACTCCCTGACTGTCTGATTACGTTCCAGCGCGGCAAGAACACAATGGGCTATTTCAGTTACAGGCGCTTTGTTGCTGCTGACGGCAGCGGCAGGATGATTGATGAAATCGCCCTCAATCCTGAATACTTCCCGGTGTACCCGCTTATTGAAGTCATGCAAACGCTGGTTCATGAGCAGTGCCATATGTGGCAGTACCACTACGGCAACCCGTCGCGTAAGACGTACCACAATGCGCAGTGGGCGCCAAAAATGGAAAGTATCGGACTTATGCCCTCCTCCACCGGGAGACCTGGTGGTGCGAAAGTCGGCCAGAAGATTAATGACTATCCGATCCCTGGTGGCCGCTTCCAGCGCGTCACACTGGAACTGTTCCAGGGGCAATTTGCTTTGAGCTGGTTTGATCGCTTCCCTGTCCAGGTCGAACAACAAAAAGATATGACCGCCGTAATAGAGCAATGGCGCGAAACGCTTGCTCTGGCGCATCAAAATGCTGAGGCCGGGATTGATATAGAAGCGGTGCTTTCTATGGCTCTGCTGCCGTCAGTGTCACCGCAGAACGGGAGCCATTCAGATGATATGGCCGGGAGCAATGACAATGATTTGTCAGTTGCAGCATTTGAGGACAAGCCAAAACGAAATAAAGTTAAATATCAGTGTCGCGGGTGTGGCGCTGCCGTGTGGGGCAAAGCCGGACTGAATATTGAATGCGGCGATTGCGAGCTGGCTTTCATCGAAAATTAA
- a CDS encoding YkgJ family cysteine cluster protein, whose protein sequence is MDIKPNSVIHLEPGDTLPGHTNLKPVPDKYLDELKALINKLNTQSGNIYLKLKQMYAFLDRFNKEFVSTFTSCQKGCSSCCKIDVHLTALEATHIAQASKLTARDNPLTTGHESKCPFLSEKGTCSIYNYRPLLCRTYHVLTPPEMCNDPDAQVMQYGSQSANMGNHIYKTIAEWIYFQTYHCTGKLETKDIRDYFPYPREDIQRFLHHNPPRPFC, encoded by the coding sequence ATGGATATCAAACCTAACTCAGTGATCCACCTGGAGCCAGGCGATACATTACCCGGCCATACCAATCTGAAACCCGTACCTGATAAGTATCTCGATGAGTTAAAGGCACTCATAAATAAACTCAATACTCAATCAGGTAATATTTACCTCAAGTTAAAACAGATGTACGCCTTTTTGGATCGTTTTAACAAAGAATTTGTGAGCACGTTTACCTCCTGTCAAAAGGGGTGCTCTTCGTGCTGTAAAATCGATGTTCATTTAACCGCGCTTGAGGCAACACATATTGCACAAGCAAGTAAACTCACTGCCAGAGACAACCCGCTTACGACCGGGCATGAGTCAAAATGTCCGTTTTTGTCTGAGAAGGGAACATGCTCAATCTACAATTACCGCCCGCTGTTATGCAGGACATATCATGTACTCACTCCGCCGGAAATGTGTAACGACCCGGATGCACAAGTCATGCAGTATGGTTCTCAAAGTGCGAACATGGGAAATCACATCTACAAAACAATAGCTGAGTGGATCTATTTTCAGACGTATCACTGCACTGGTAAGTTAGAAACCAAAGATATCAGAGACTACTTCCCTTATCCCCGCGAAGATATCCAAAGATTTCTTCACCATAACCCCCCGCGCCCTTTTTGCTAA
- a CDS encoding H-NS family nucleoid-associated regulatory protein: protein MSENETFDATRKLLLNIRSVRVFARETSFEQLLEMQEKLNAVIEERREEAEREAAERAERERKRQELLQLIAGEGFSPEELLGLSEDAPKTRKKTLPKAPPKYQFDENGETKYWSGRGRTPKPIDEALKAGRSLDEFLIKKDASSSVGDEQ, encoded by the coding sequence ATGAGTGAAAATGAAACATTTGATGCAACACGAAAGCTACTCCTGAATATTCGCTCTGTTCGTGTTTTTGCGCGAGAAACCAGCTTTGAACAACTGCTGGAAATGCAGGAAAAGCTTAATGCCGTGATCGAAGAACGCCGTGAAGAAGCAGAGCGTGAGGCAGCAGAACGCGCAGAACGCGAAAGAAAGCGCCAGGAGCTGCTCCAGCTGATCGCCGGAGAAGGTTTTTCACCGGAAGAACTGCTTGGCCTGTCCGAAGATGCGCCAAAAACACGGAAAAAGACGTTGCCAAAAGCGCCGCCTAAATATCAGTTTGACGAAAACGGCGAAACGAAATACTGGTCTGGCCGTGGCCGGACACCAAAACCAATCGACGAAGCATTAAAAGCTGGCCGTTCTCTTGATGAGTTTCTCATCAAAAAAGACGCTTCCAGCTCTGTTGGTGACGAACAGTAA
- a CDS encoding type IA DNA topoisomerase codes for MRLFIAEKPSLAKAIFEGLGGNPNTEKKNGYFEHGSDVVTWCYGHMLELYDPEDYDEKYSRWSFGDLPIKSVYPPQYKIKPESEVQTRIILSLIDKADSIVHSGDPDDEGCLLVDEILGYAGNKKPVQRLLVADLNLAPVQKSLANLQPNDKFRGMTLSALARSLCDQGFGYNMTRGCTLKGREKGYDGVLNVGRVQSAVLGLVNMRTLANQNHTESFYYDVFASLSMNGHQIKAKYQTTDDDQIDEKKRLISEAQAEHIAGRVTGKDAIVTIATTKPENTKPPLPLNLSTLQQLCAKRFGYSAKDTLDVMQGLYETHKLLTYPRSDNRYLSDEHYYQAGDIAAAIAATVPELASAIADMGKGQKHKAFNASKIEAHHAIIPTTKSGAGIQLNEKERNVYNLVSVYFIGLFYPDAIRNKTKIHFDIKGDTFTATQSVLVQKGWEALGKDSDDEDETEDAGTDGFDLSLLKFNDSGLCESADVDKKKTTPPRYFTESTLLAAMTSAAKFIDDPALRKALEAKDEGSSDRGSIGTEATRAGILEKLAANTGLISIEKEKGYSELVWKTTKQGQEFCAALPPEITKPDISALWAEKQSQIKAGELTVEEFIKENDEYVQGLIDELDRNGISISSNATSCPVCNNGFLRKRKGQNGFFWGCSCYPECKTTFPDKDGKPDMEAKSRSEGSMSRLEAPCPSCSKEIIIRPKGFFCSGCEFKIWSEVSGKKLTQNQVETLIKKGKTGEIKGFTSNKTGKKFDAAIVLQDKATGKLGFQFSKK; via the coding sequence ATGAGACTTTTTATTGCAGAAAAACCCTCTTTAGCAAAAGCGATTTTTGAAGGGCTGGGTGGTAACCCAAATACTGAAAAGAAAAACGGCTACTTTGAACATGGCTCTGATGTCGTTACCTGGTGTTATGGTCATATGCTGGAGCTTTACGACCCGGAGGATTATGACGAAAAATATTCCAGGTGGAGCTTTGGTGATTTACCGATTAAATCGGTTTACCCGCCTCAGTATAAAATCAAGCCAGAATCCGAAGTACAGACCCGCATCATTTTGTCTCTTATCGATAAAGCCGACAGTATCGTTCATTCTGGCGACCCCGATGATGAAGGATGTTTGCTGGTCGATGAGATTTTAGGTTATGCCGGAAACAAGAAACCCGTCCAGCGGCTGCTTGTTGCCGACCTCAACCTTGCGCCAGTGCAAAAATCGCTGGCTAATTTACAGCCTAACGATAAATTTCGCGGTATGACGTTAAGCGCCCTGGCGCGTTCCCTGTGTGATCAGGGTTTTGGCTATAACATGACGCGGGGATGTACATTAAAAGGCCGTGAGAAGGGCTATGACGGCGTTCTGAACGTTGGTCGGGTACAAAGTGCTGTTCTTGGCCTGGTGAACATGCGCACGCTGGCGAACCAGAACCACACAGAAAGCTTTTATTACGATGTATTTGCCAGTCTGTCGATGAACGGGCATCAGATTAAGGCGAAATATCAGACAACAGACGACGATCAGATAGACGAGAAAAAACGCCTGATTTCCGAAGCTCAGGCCGAGCATATTGCCGGGCGGGTTACGGGTAAGGACGCTATTGTTACTATCGCGACGACAAAGCCGGAAAACACGAAACCACCGCTGCCGCTTAACCTTTCCACGCTACAGCAGCTATGCGCAAAGCGATTTGGTTATTCTGCAAAAGATACGCTCGATGTGATGCAGGGGTTGTATGAAACTCACAAGCTTCTGACCTATCCACGTTCTGACAATCGCTATCTTTCAGATGAGCATTACTACCAGGCCGGAGATATTGCTGCCGCGATAGCGGCCACCGTACCCGAACTGGCGTCTGCGATCGCAGATATGGGTAAAGGCCAGAAGCACAAAGCCTTTAATGCCAGCAAGATTGAGGCGCACCACGCCATCATCCCGACGACAAAAAGCGGAGCCGGTATTCAGCTTAATGAAAAAGAGCGGAACGTTTATAACCTGGTGTCCGTCTACTTTATCGGGCTGTTCTACCCGGATGCGATCCGCAACAAGACGAAAATCCACTTTGATATTAAGGGGGATACTTTTACGGCCACACAGAGCGTTCTGGTACAAAAGGGCTGGGAGGCGCTAGGTAAGGATAGTGATGATGAGGACGAAACCGAAGATGCCGGAACGGATGGTTTTGATCTTTCATTGCTGAAATTTAATGACAGCGGCCTGTGTGAATCGGCAGACGTGGACAAGAAAAAGACTACACCACCTCGCTATTTCACAGAGTCAACCTTACTGGCCGCCATGACGAGTGCAGCAAAATTCATTGATGATCCGGCTCTCAGAAAGGCGCTGGAAGCGAAAGACGAGGGCAGCAGTGATCGTGGCAGTATCGGAACGGAAGCCACTCGCGCGGGCATTCTTGAGAAACTGGCGGCAAATACCGGGCTTATCTCCATCGAAAAAGAAAAGGGGTATTCGGAGCTGGTATGGAAAACCACAAAACAAGGCCAGGAGTTTTGCGCTGCACTGCCTCCTGAAATCACTAAACCGGATATCTCCGCTCTGTGGGCTGAAAAGCAGTCTCAGATCAAAGCCGGAGAGCTGACGGTTGAGGAGTTTATTAAGGAAAATGATGAGTATGTCCAGGGGTTAATCGACGAGCTGGACAGGAACGGAATTTCGATTTCTTCAAATGCCACGTCCTGCCCGGTCTGTAACAACGGTTTCCTGCGTAAACGTAAGGGGCAAAATGGCTTTTTCTGGGGATGCTCCTGCTATCCTGAATGCAAGACAACATTCCCGGACAAAGACGGCAAGCCGGATATGGAAGCAAAATCCAGATCAGAAGGTTCCATGTCCCGGCTCGAAGCCCCCTGCCCTTCATGTAGTAAAGAAATTATTATCCGGCCTAAAGGCTTTTTCTGTTCCGGGTGCGAGTTTAAAATCTGGTCTGAAGTGTCAGGAAAAAAACTGACACAAAATCAGGTTGAAACATTAATCAAAAAAGGTAAAACCGGAGAGATTAAAGGCTTTACCAGTAATAAAACCGGGAAAAAGTTTGACGCTGCAATTGTTTTGCAGGATAAAGCTACGGGTAAACTTGGGTTTCAGTTCAGTAAAAAATAA
- a CDS encoding DUF6012 family protein, with protein MYLHLVPRLFHLMANKCHLESITIPELDFIIEGDALSTGRPYPNKNIWVGMRKGRKAINGLLLKTDKHLKWFTTDYQWNIENMGMINHRVTTYIEDNDFDMVSHDIMLNGGFDSWDRRVHSAYENLAPVKIQPKMESFLNKPGENTHDVWIEYEWGDFLKSREESLLLHTIQSERLNTQHSLFERLPSFESTIDLTKG; from the coding sequence ATGTACCTGCACCTTGTTCCAAGATTGTTTCATCTGATGGCAAATAAATGCCATCTTGAATCAATAACCATTCCTGAACTTGATTTCATAATCGAAGGTGATGCACTGTCAACGGGAAGACCCTACCCGAATAAAAATATCTGGGTTGGTATGAGGAAAGGCAGAAAAGCCATAAATGGACTTTTACTAAAGACTGATAAGCATCTTAAGTGGTTTACCACTGATTACCAGTGGAATATAGAAAATATGGGTATGATCAATCATCGTGTGACAACCTACATCGAAGATAACGATTTTGATATGGTCTCACACGATATAATGTTAAATGGCGGTTTTGATTCATGGGATCGTCGGGTTCATTCAGCTTATGAAAATCTTGCTCCGGTGAAAATTCAGCCAAAGATGGAGTCATTTCTCAATAAGCCAGGAGAAAATACCCATGATGTGTGGATTGAGTATGAATGGGGTGATTTTCTTAAGAGCAGAGAGGAAAGTCTGTTACTGCATACTATTCAGTCAGAGCGACTAAATACGCAACATTCTCTTTTTGAGCGACTGCCATCTTTTGAAAGCACTATTGATTTGACTAAGGGCTAA
- a CDS encoding thermonuclease family protein, with protein sequence MRHFLNALSFAVALLPATLCAAQIQGKVIRVLDGDTIEVLQEQQPVRVRLLNIDAPEKKQPFGRWSTNQLKAILAGQSVTVSYTQTDRYGRILGRVITANGTEANRQQVLKGAAWVYDRYNTDNSLPALQREAQTQKRGLWADNQPVPPWEWRHKK encoded by the coding sequence ATGAGACATTTTCTTAATGCTCTTTCCTTTGCTGTTGCCCTGTTGCCAGCTACATTGTGTGCTGCTCAGATTCAGGGGAAGGTTATTCGTGTACTTGATGGTGACACCATTGAAGTATTGCAGGAGCAACAACCTGTCAGGGTTCGTCTCCTGAATATCGATGCCCCGGAAAAAAAACAACCCTTTGGACGCTGGTCAACTAATCAACTTAAAGCCATTCTTGCAGGACAATCCGTTACCGTCTCTTATACACAAACAGATCGCTACGGGCGAATCCTGGGACGAGTGATAACAGCGAACGGCACTGAGGCTAACCGCCAGCAAGTGCTAAAAGGGGCTGCATGGGTTTATGACAGGTACAACACCGATAACTCATTACCGGCTCTGCAACGGGAAGCACAGACACAGAAGCGCGGCCTGTGGGCTGATAATCAACCTGTTCCCCCGTGGGAATGGCGGCATAAAAAATAA
- a CDS encoding TrbM/KikA/MpfK family conjugal transfer protein, whose product MKKTVTTAVLLCAFAAGTAHAEEKADPNDPCAMVLCLAGKLDGSSPAECDPMYKSFMSIRKKNKHGFLPNHTADARKKKLNECPSADAGTVNKIISSFGRLKNF is encoded by the coding sequence ATGAAAAAGACCGTAACAACGGCAGTGCTGCTTTGTGCGTTCGCTGCCGGAACTGCTCATGCTGAGGAAAAGGCCGACCCGAACGATCCATGTGCAATGGTGTTATGCCTTGCCGGAAAACTTGACGGAAGTAGTCCGGCAGAGTGTGACCCGATGTATAAAAGTTTTATGTCAATCAGGAAAAAAAATAAACATGGTTTTTTACCCAATCACACGGCAGATGCCAGGAAGAAAAAACTAAATGAATGTCCTTCGGCTGATGCAGGTACAGTAAACAAAATTATTTCAAGCTTTGGTCGATTGAAAAACTTTTAA
- a CDS encoding cag pathogenicity island Cag12 family protein — MKKMLMVSVLFLSACSSPPEPPQVDWKQNPETVNAQLMDWQPTYSVIKSDKVNSSWVKVIHDFRPENRLYDDAVFYSVAHSDSVIVETSNGKDFFTAKNWLRANGANGVIQYRYKMNCLSCRTTSVYLSR; from the coding sequence ATGAAAAAAATGTTAATGGTCAGTGTCCTTTTTCTCTCTGCCTGTTCCTCTCCACCGGAACCGCCACAGGTTGACTGGAAACAGAATCCCGAAACGGTGAATGCACAATTAATGGACTGGCAACCGACATATTCAGTCATTAAATCAGATAAGGTTAATTCATCGTGGGTTAAGGTTATCCATGATTTCAGACCTGAAAACCGCCTTTATGATGATGCTGTTTTTTATTCTGTTGCACATTCTGATTCAGTGATTGTTGAAACCAGTAATGGAAAAGACTTTTTCACAGCTAAAAACTGGTTGAGGGCGAATGGTGCAAACGGTGTCATACAGTATCGTTATAAAATGAACTGTCTTTCTTGCCGGACTACCAGTGTTTATTTATCCCGATAA
- the virB11 gene encoding P-type DNA transfer ATPase VirB11, whose protein sequence is MKDAENRHIVYEIIDEYFHHWLNEVDGLTEIAVNRPDELFVKVSGKWQQHELKMDFKDCMSFAGAISDYHDGGSVTPEYPLRSVTLPGGERVQIVIPPATERETVSITIRKPSSVFIDHDTFVKQGFYSRLNQGVEFRDKEDELSLMFKDNCFERFVPECLVKGKTMVFCAGTGAGKTTFANACLQYIPHHLRCISIEDTDEAKFRFHKNHVKLYYPSEGESSTVSSASLLRSGFRMNPDRILMTEVRGAEAWDFLKGSSSGHAGNLTTVHESTPEDAVLGLVQRCYMNPECQNLPYNIILRRVLSNVDVIMSIKYIDEEDRRFASGIYYRDIHFQEYFEKLKE, encoded by the coding sequence ATGAAGGATGCAGAGAACAGACATATTGTTTACGAAATAATAGATGAATACTTCCACCACTGGCTTAATGAAGTTGATGGTTTAACTGAAATCGCGGTAAATCGGCCTGATGAACTTTTTGTTAAAGTGAGTGGGAAATGGCAGCAGCATGAATTAAAAATGGATTTTAAAGATTGTATGTCATTTGCAGGAGCTATTTCTGATTATCATGATGGTGGGTCGGTTACACCAGAATATCCCTTACGTTCTGTTACGCTCCCCGGAGGGGAGCGTGTACAAATAGTCATTCCCCCGGCAACGGAACGGGAAACGGTGTCTATTACAATTCGTAAGCCGTCCAGTGTGTTTATCGACCATGATACCTTTGTTAAACAGGGGTTTTACTCAAGGCTAAATCAAGGTGTTGAATTCAGGGATAAAGAAGATGAATTATCTTTAATGTTTAAAGATAATTGTTTTGAACGATTTGTCCCTGAATGTCTGGTTAAGGGTAAAACGATGGTCTTTTGTGCAGGAACGGGGGCGGGTAAAACAACCTTTGCAAATGCCTGTCTTCAGTACATACCCCATCATTTACGATGTATTTCAATCGAAGATACAGATGAAGCAAAGTTCAGGTTTCACAAAAATCATGTGAAATTGTATTACCCGTCAGAAGGGGAAAGTAGCACTGTCAGCTCCGCTTCTCTTTTACGTTCTGGTTTTCGTATGAACCCGGACAGAATCCTCATGACTGAGGTTCGCGGTGCGGAAGCCTGGGATTTTCTCAAAGGCTCAAGTTCAGGCCATGCAGGGAACCTTACAACCGTCCATGAGAGCACCCCTGAAGATGCTGTGCTTGGGCTGGTTCAGCGGTGTTATATGAACCCTGAATGTCAGAATTTACCCTACAACATTATATTGCGGAGGGTGTTAAGCAACGTCGATGTGATTATGAGTATTAAGTACATTGATGAAGAGGATCGCCGATTTGCATCGGGTATTTACTATCGTGATATTCATTTTCAGGAATACTTTGAAAAGCTGAAGGAGTGA
- the virB10 gene encoding VirB10/TraB/TrbI family type IV secretion system protein — MSEQENKIPTAVEIEQALRERLQKDNEQNDKTDNGESEGQPVKRLGIEKLKKSRKGLVIIIAAFLLLAAGVSVYYIPSIIRAMSSGDEKPASNAVSTGSVKRATGLSDDVDPFNTRAEPAKTEERKESSDKAEMPTEKVQQNFSRALDVAYGGSSSASSGSGGSSSSASNTRNEENGSDKQAEVQPVNSGQPAQLSKITRVPYDPNLFIPENTAIKCSLDRRFISDLAGKLVCTINEDVYSANRNVKLIEKGTAAYLMYKTGTFNHGQGAVFIAATKLRTRKEPFIDIPLIDTQAAGALGEAGASGWIDTHFADRFMGAMMVGMIPDVAQAASGAAKSNKDNQTDYTANSRQAFADIAREAFANSVNIPPTLYKNQGEIITLIVGQDLDFSSIYKLKMVGSRR, encoded by the coding sequence GTGAGCGAACAGGAAAATAAAATCCCGACCGCAGTAGAAATTGAACAGGCACTACGGGAGAGACTTCAGAAAGATAATGAGCAAAACGATAAAACGGATAACGGAGAAAGTGAAGGACAACCAGTTAAACGCCTGGGTATCGAGAAGCTTAAAAAATCGCGTAAGGGGCTGGTGATTATTATCGCTGCATTTCTTCTGCTGGCCGCCGGGGTGTCGGTCTACTATATCCCGTCGATTATCCGTGCAATGTCCAGCGGTGACGAAAAGCCAGCCAGTAATGCGGTATCTACTGGTTCAGTAAAACGCGCGACAGGTCTCAGCGATGATGTTGATCCATTCAACACCAGGGCAGAACCGGCTAAGACGGAAGAGCGGAAGGAAAGCAGCGACAAAGCGGAAATGCCAACGGAAAAAGTACAACAGAACTTCAGTCGTGCGCTGGATGTGGCCTATGGAGGAAGCAGCTCTGCTTCCTCAGGTTCCGGTGGGAGTTCTTCATCGGCCAGCAATACAAGGAACGAGGAGAACGGCAGTGACAAACAGGCCGAGGTTCAGCCTGTTAACTCAGGGCAACCCGCGCAGCTTTCAAAAATTACACGCGTTCCTTATGACCCTAACCTTTTCATTCCTGAAAATACCGCGATTAAGTGCTCGCTGGACAGACGATTTATCTCTGATCTGGCTGGCAAGCTGGTCTGTACGATTAATGAGGACGTATACAGTGCAAACAGGAATGTAAAACTAATTGAAAAGGGAACTGCCGCATATCTGATGTATAAAACGGGAACGTTCAATCATGGTCAGGGAGCCGTGTTTATCGCTGCTACGAAGCTGAGAACACGCAAGGAACCTTTCATTGATATTCCGCTGATTGATACGCAGGCGGCGGGAGCGCTGGGTGAGGCCGGGGCTTCAGGCTGGATTGACACACATTTTGCAGATCGCTTTATGGGCGCGATGATGGTTGGCATGATCCCCGATGTGGCACAGGCGGCAAGCGGAGCAGCCAAAAGTAATAAAGACAATCAGACCGATTATACAGCTAACAGTCGCCAGGCTTTTGCTGATATAGCACGCGAAGCGTTTGCAAACAGTGTGAATATCCCGCCAACGCTTTATAAAAACCAGGGGGAAATCATTACTCTGATTGTTGGTCAGGATCTGGATTTCTCCAGCATCTACAAATTAAAAATGGTGGGTTCCCGGAGGTAA
- a CDS encoding TrbG/VirB9 family P-type conjugative transfer protein → MKMNKGALIVALLLVSHVCHAAVTPAASRFDPRNQVVSYNPQNTTVINSAVGYTTTLVFDEDETVISARTGFPQGWEVNKEDNLVYLEVKPVKQTVQKNSTDDSGNQSSEVVSVALDPENDLERWRTNLFVRTTKRNYSMELNARTFRQPDKIAFVVNYQYPQERRKEQAEIEKKRIEALNKRQEEQAINRSLENAKSPRNWDYWKRVADGSQSISPDYAYDDGRYTWFGFSPLKKIPSVFVMSGEQETLTNPVVKNSGSFTVVGVPVDQRFVLRMGNQVVGVENRGFGKVRLPAGDTVSPNVEKEVIQ, encoded by the coding sequence ATGAAAATGAATAAAGGAGCGCTAATCGTGGCGCTTCTGTTGGTGTCTCACGTCTGCCATGCAGCCGTTACGCCAGCAGCCAGCCGTTTCGACCCCCGTAATCAGGTTGTCAGTTATAACCCGCAAAACACGACTGTTATAAACAGTGCGGTCGGCTATACAACCACACTGGTATTTGACGAGGATGAAACGGTAATCAGTGCCAGAACCGGCTTTCCCCAGGGCTGGGAAGTGAACAAAGAAGATAACCTGGTGTATCTGGAAGTAAAGCCCGTCAAACAGACAGTACAGAAGAACAGTACCGATGACAGTGGCAACCAGTCTTCAGAGGTGGTCAGTGTTGCTCTTGATCCTGAAAACGACCTGGAACGCTGGCGAACAAACCTGTTTGTTCGCACAACAAAACGTAATTACAGCATGGAGCTGAACGCCCGAACGTTCCGGCAGCCGGACAAGATCGCTTTTGTTGTTAATTACCAGTACCCGCAGGAACGCCGGAAGGAACAGGCCGAAATCGAGAAGAAACGGATTGAGGCTCTCAACAAGCGGCAGGAAGAACAGGCAATCAACCGTTCTCTTGAAAACGCGAAGTCCCCCCGGAACTGGGATTACTGGAAGCGGGTAGCTGACGGCAGTCAGTCAATCAGCCCGGATTATGCGTATGACGATGGCCGCTATACCTGGTTTGGCTTCAGCCCCCTGAAAAAAATCCCCAGCGTCTTTGTTATGAGTGGCGAACAGGAAACGCTGACTAACCCGGTAGTCAAAAACAGCGGCAGTTTCACCGTTGTTGGTGTTCCTGTAGACCAGCGTTTTGTATTGCGTATGGGAAATCAGGTTGTTGGGGTTGAAAACCGGGGCTTTGGCAAAGTCCGGCTTCCGGCAGGAGATACCGTTTCCCCGAACGTTGAGAAAGAGGTGATCCAGTGA
- a CDS encoding virB8 family protein has product MGFNLSELKLPGFNKKKEVTDSSTTFEEKNVLMQEKMNRIYKFGGIAGMAVGVLSLLALNGALPLKSTVVEAYLINGVTGVAERLTSVKKENLSENEALAKYFITQYVKRREGYNYFSLQHDYDYVLLYSAENVATDYNALINSNQSPKVIYNKAEKTASVQDNPSVIISPSSRRDDKDMGAYVRFKLTIRNVATGQDDYEYWNVRLTYRIEPQVEMASGDRNNNPLKFVVTSYVRDKEVKG; this is encoded by the coding sequence ATGGGGTTTAATCTTTCAGAATTAAAACTGCCTGGTTTTAACAAGAAAAAAGAAGTAACGGACTCTTCAACTACTTTTGAAGAGAAAAATGTATTGATGCAGGAGAAAATGAACCGCATTTATAAATTCGGTGGTATTGCAGGGATGGCCGTAGGTGTATTGTCTCTGCTGGCTCTGAATGGGGCGCTGCCGTTAAAGAGTACGGTTGTCGAAGCTTATCTTATTAATGGTGTCACTGGTGTTGCTGAAAGGCTGACTTCCGTTAAAAAAGAAAACCTCTCTGAAAATGAAGCACTGGCGAAATACTTTATTACTCAGTATGTGAAGCGTCGTGAAGGGTATAACTATTTCAGTCTCCAGCATGATTATGATTATGTTCTGTTATACAGCGCTGAGAATGTTGCGACGGATTACAACGCTTTAATCAACAGCAACCAGTCACCAAAGGTTATTTATAATAAAGCGGAAAAAACAGCATCCGTTCAGGATAATCCCTCCGTGATTATCAGTCCGTCATCACGGCGCGATGATAAGGATATGGGGGCATATGTCAGGTTTAAATTAACCATTCGAAATGTCGCGACAGGCCAGGATGATTATGAATACTGGAACGTCAGACTGACCTACCGTATTGAACCACAGGTCGAAATGGCATCGGGTGACCGAAATAATAACCCGCTTAAATTCGTTGTAACGAGCTATGTACGCGATAAAGAAGTGAAAGGGTGA